The following are encoded in a window of Sphingobium sp. AP49 genomic DNA:
- a CDS encoding sulfurtransferase TusA family protein: MPANDPISGHPVHVNARGMKCPWPALRAARAMRDAHAIIIDADDPIASRELEALAQQNGWTFLAVSRDRFALGRVT, encoded by the coding sequence ATGCCAGCAAATGACCCGATCTCCGGTCACCCCGTCCATGTGAACGCCAGGGGCATGAAATGCCCCTGGCCTGCCCTCCGGGCCGCCCGGGCGATGCGTGACGCCCATGCCATTATCATTGATGCCGACGATCCCATCGCATCGCGGGAATTGGAAGCGCTCGCCCAGCAGAATGGCTGGACGTTTTTGGCCGTTTCCCGGGATCGGTTCGCGCTCGGTCGGGTAACATAG
- the der gene encoding ribosome biogenesis GTPase Der → MLPTVAIVGRPNVGKSTLFNRLVGKKLALVDDQPGVTRDRREGEAHLLGLEFTIIDTAGYEDEDPHSLPGRMRMQTQAAVENCDVALFMVDARAGITPLDEEIARWLREGDAPVILVANKAEGKSTEAGVMEAFILGLGEPIPFSAEHGQGLADLFQALLPHLEREDGEEHEKEFYEDEESAPLKLAIVGRPNAGKSTLINRLLGENRLLTGPEAGITRDSIAVDWMWTSHEGEERPVRLIDTAGMRKRAKVQDKLEKLAVSDGLNAVNFAEVVVLLLDATRGLEAQDLRIADKVLEEGRALVVALNKWDTVEHGSALYQGIKQALFDGLAQVRGVPIMTVSAATGKGLDDLIKVAFETRTAWSQRISTGVLNRWFEAALEANPPPAPGGKRIKLRYITQNKTRPPTFVLFGTRLDELPESYRRYLVNGIRKELGFGAVPVRLTLRSAKNPYASK, encoded by the coding sequence ATGCTGCCCACAGTTGCTATTGTCGGGCGGCCCAATGTGGGCAAGTCCACCCTGTTCAACCGCCTGGTCGGTAAGAAGCTGGCGCTGGTCGATGACCAGCCCGGCGTCACCCGCGACCGGCGCGAAGGCGAGGCTCATCTTCTGGGCCTCGAATTCACCATCATCGACACCGCAGGCTATGAGGATGAAGACCCCCATAGCCTGCCCGGCCGCATGCGCATGCAGACCCAGGCGGCGGTCGAGAATTGCGACGTCGCCCTGTTCATGGTCGATGCCCGCGCCGGCATCACGCCGCTGGACGAGGAAATCGCCCGCTGGCTGCGCGAGGGCGACGCTCCGGTGATCCTGGTCGCCAACAAGGCCGAGGGCAAGTCGACCGAAGCCGGCGTCATGGAAGCGTTCATACTGGGCCTGGGCGAACCCATTCCCTTCTCCGCCGAACATGGCCAGGGCCTGGCGGACCTGTTCCAGGCGCTGCTCCCCCATCTCGAACGCGAGGACGGCGAGGAGCATGAGAAGGAATTTTACGAGGACGAGGAGAGCGCCCCGCTCAAGCTCGCCATCGTCGGCCGCCCCAATGCCGGCAAGTCGACCCTGATCAACCGGCTGCTTGGCGAAAACCGGCTGCTCACCGGCCCGGAAGCCGGCATCACCCGTGACAGCATCGCCGTCGACTGGATGTGGACCAGCCATGAGGGCGAGGAACGGCCGGTCCGCCTGATCGACACGGCCGGCATGCGCAAGCGTGCCAAGGTACAGGACAAGCTGGAAAAGCTTGCCGTGTCCGACGGCCTGAACGCCGTGAACTTCGCCGAAGTCGTGGTGCTACTGCTCGACGCCACCCGAGGCCTCGAGGCGCAGGACCTGCGCATCGCCGACAAGGTGCTGGAAGAAGGCCGCGCCCTCGTCGTCGCGCTCAACAAATGGGACACGGTCGAACATGGCTCGGCGCTCTATCAGGGCATCAAACAGGCCCTGTTCGACGGCCTGGCCCAGGTGCGTGGCGTGCCGATCATGACCGTATCCGCCGCCACCGGAAAGGGCCTGGACGACCTCATCAAGGTCGCGTTCGAGACCCGTACCGCCTGGTCGCAGCGCATCTCGACCGGCGTGCTCAACCGCTGGTTCGAGGCCGCGCTGGAGGCCAATCCGCCGCCAGCCCCGGGTGGCAAGCGGATCAAGCTGCGCTACATCACCCAGAACAAGACGCGCCCGCCGACGTTCGTGCTGTTCGGCACGCGGCTCGACGAACTGCCCGAAAGCTATCGCCGCTATCTGGTGAACGGCATCCGCAAGGAACTGGGTTTTGGCGCTGTGCCGGTGCGCCTGACATTGCGTAGCGCCAAAAACCCCTATGCCAGCAAATGA